Proteins found in one Candidatus Bathyarchaeota archaeon genomic segment:
- a CDS encoding aldo/keto reductase, with translation MQYRSFGKLDWKVSALGFGTMRLPIIGNNQANVNEAEAIALIRYAVDEGVNYVDSAFTYHDGNSEIVIGKALAGKYRGKAKIATKIPVFSVNRREDLDRILNLQMKRLNTDFIDFYLFHSLTKTLWSKVLKLEMLEWAEQQVKKGRLGYLGFSFHDELEVFKEIVDSYDNWTLSQIQYNYLDENYQAGRRGLKYAASKGLAVVVMEPLAGGLLAVNPPVEIQEEWQKADVKRSAPDWALQWVWNHPEVSVALSGMNTMQHVKENLQSACHSGPNTLNQNEIALLSKSRKLYLKQGYIGCTKCYYCIQCPQSIDIPLTLAFLNVYSTKRSETQAQSKIKQEYAKNVPPEKRASNCLHCGQCEAICPQHLPVRKLLYEAALCLE, from the coding sequence GTGCAGTACCGTTCTTTTGGGAAACTTGACTGGAAAGTTTCCGCACTGGGCTTTGGTACTATGCGCTTGCCAATAATTGGTAATAACCAAGCCAATGTCAACGAAGCAGAAGCTATAGCCTTAATCAGGTATGCTGTTGATGAAGGTGTAAATTATGTTGATTCAGCTTTCACTTACCACGACGGTAACAGTGAAATAGTCATCGGTAAGGCATTGGCAGGCAAATATAGAGGCAAAGCGAAAATTGCAACCAAAATACCTGTGTTTTCAGTTAATCGCAGAGAGGATTTGGACAGAATTTTAAACCTGCAGATGAAGCGACTGAACACTGATTTCATCGATTTTTACCTATTCCACAGCCTAACGAAAACTTTATGGAGTAAAGTGCTCAAGTTGGAAATGCTCGAGTGGGCAGAGCAGCAAGTGAAAAAAGGCAGACTTGGCTATTTAGGATTCAGCTTCCATGATGAGTTGGAAGTTTTCAAAGAAATAGTTGATAGTTATGATAATTGGACTTTGTCTCAGATACAGTACAACTACTTAGACGAGAACTATCAAGCAGGAAGAAGAGGCTTGAAATACGCTGCGTCAAAGGGCTTGGCTGTCGTGGTAATGGAGCCTCTTGCTGGAGGCTTGTTGGCTGTTAATCCACCAGTTGAAATCCAAGAAGAATGGCAAAAAGCTGACGTAAAACGGTCTGCACCTGATTGGGCTTTGCAATGGGTTTGGAATCACCCAGAAGTCTCAGTAGCATTAAGCGGTATGAATACGATGCAACATGTTAAAGAAAACCTGCAGAGCGCATGCCACTCGGGTCCAAACACATTAAACCAAAACGAAATTGCACTACTGTCCAAGTCGCGGAAGCTTTACCTCAAACAAGGATACATCGGTTGTACAAAATGCTACTACTGTATCCAATGCCCTCAAAGCATAGACATTCCATTAACTTTAGCATTCCTAAACGTGTATTCGACTAAACGGAGCGAGACGCAAGCGCAAAGTAAAATAAAGCAAGAATACGCTAAGAATGTACCACCCGAAAAGAGGGCAAGCAACTGTCTACATTGCGGTCAATGCGAAGCAATCTGCCCCCAGCATTTGCCCGTTCGCAAACTGCTCTATGAAGCCGCTTTATGTTTAGAATGA
- a CDS encoding DUF424 family protein, whose product MEVYLNLKKIGENVVLAICDCDLLGKTLREGKIVFHIKDEFYKGRKASVEEAVGLIGNSTIVNLVGKNCVEKAMKEGYVHPEAVLKIEGIPHAQIVKL is encoded by the coding sequence TTGGAAGTTTACCTTAATCTCAAAAAAATCGGTGAAAACGTGGTCTTAGCGATTTGCGACTGCGACCTGTTGGGTAAAACATTGCGGGAAGGCAAGATTGTCTTCCATATAAAAGACGAGTTCTATAAGGGTAGAAAAGCAAGCGTTGAAGAAGCTGTTGGGCTCATCGGCAATTCAACCATAGTTAACCTTGTCGGCAAGAACTGTGTTGAAAAAGCAATGAAAGAAGGATACGTGCACCCTGAGGCAGTTCTAAAGATAGAAGGCATTCCGCACGCTCAAATAGTCAAACTCTAA
- a CDS encoding translation initiation factor IF-2 subunit beta — MTFNYDELLKRACAQMPEVSEKRERLELPRLLVNTVGMRTIISNFKELADALDRDPQHVLKFLTREMATAATFQDSRAIFQGKFQRESFERLLQRYLESYVTCPVCKRPDTRVVKEKRLSFLVCNACGAKSAIKQL; from the coding sequence ATGACGTTTAACTATGATGAATTACTCAAGCGTGCCTGTGCTCAGATGCCTGAGGTTTCTGAGAAACGTGAGCGGTTAGAACTCCCACGATTGCTTGTAAATACTGTCGGCATGCGAACTATAATTTCAAACTTTAAGGAACTAGCTGACGCCTTAGACCGTGATCCACAACATGTTTTAAAGTTTTTGACCAGAGAAATGGCTACCGCCGCTACATTTCAGGATTCACGAGCCATTTTTCAAGGCAAGTTCCAGCGGGAAAGTTTTGAGAGGTTACTACAGCGATATTTAGAGAGTTATGTTACTTGTCCTGTTTGCAAGCGTCCCGATACGCGTGTAGTTAAAGAAAAACGCTTGTCTTTCTTGGTATGCAACGCTTGTGGGGCAAAATCAGCTATAAAACAATTGTGA
- a CDS encoding DUF373 family protein — MVKQETHQQTQKRILILCVDRDGDLEMKAGIKTPLLGRTANLDSAVSLALKDPEEPDANAMFEAVRLYDRLQNEKTLDEIFEVATISGSELGGVSADRKLVSELNNLLESFNANEVILVSDGYSDEAVLPLVESRVPVSSVRRIVIKHSESIEETAAVFTKYIRLLIDNPKYARVALGLPGLLVFIFGVLWGINYFIPGAILWYGIAIVIIVGGFLLLKGFGVDKATKDFYKWAKEYSPPPLPVQISNYTIIAGILCVAVSVYLGIASVNGSVVFPSDPNAWLGIAPAIVSYFLRGVQTLLIIGLVIVLLGRSIRLYIERDSKLLRNIALIITVGWCWWIIEGTANLIYHYYQKPSSAIGLNEPFFQAFLFTIIVGILIGIASILVIYIINRSTRGFFKKNQEEQEISEL, encoded by the coding sequence ATGGTTAAACAGGAAACGCACCAACAAACGCAAAAACGTATTCTCATTTTATGTGTCGATAGAGATGGCGATTTAGAAATGAAAGCAGGCATAAAGACGCCGCTTCTAGGAAGAACCGCCAATCTTGACAGTGCAGTTTCCCTAGCCCTCAAAGACCCCGAAGAGCCAGACGCTAACGCAATGTTTGAAGCAGTCCGCCTCTATGACAGGTTACAAAACGAGAAAACGCTCGACGAAATCTTCGAAGTAGCCACCATTTCTGGCTCAGAGTTAGGCGGCGTTAGCGCGGACAGAAAACTGGTTTCAGAACTCAACAATCTGCTGGAATCTTTCAACGCCAACGAAGTTATTCTGGTTTCTGACGGTTATTCTGATGAGGCAGTTTTGCCGCTGGTGGAATCAAGAGTGCCCGTTTCTTCCGTGCGACGTATAGTGATTAAACACAGTGAATCAATCGAAGAAACAGCCGCTGTATTCACAAAGTACATCCGTCTTTTAATCGATAACCCCAAATATGCCCGTGTAGCATTGGGGTTGCCAGGTCTTTTGGTTTTCATTTTTGGTGTGCTTTGGGGTATTAACTATTTCATTCCTGGCGCTATTTTGTGGTATGGTATTGCCATCGTTATTATTGTAGGCGGTTTCTTGCTTCTCAAAGGATTCGGCGTGGACAAAGCAACCAAAGACTTTTACAAGTGGGCAAAAGAATATTCCCCACCGCCGCTTCCAGTTCAAATTTCAAACTATACTATAATTGCAGGGATACTTTGTGTTGCAGTGAGTGTTTACCTTGGTATCGCAAGCGTTAACGGCAGTGTTGTATTCCCCTCTGATCCAAACGCTTGGTTGGGTATCGCTCCAGCAATCGTTTCATACTTCCTCAGAGGTGTCCAAACGTTGTTAATCATTGGTTTAGTCATTGTTTTGTTGGGTAGAAGTATCAGATTATATATAGAAAGAGATTCGAAACTGCTTCGCAATATTGCATTAATCATTACTGTGGGTTGGTGTTGGTGGATTATAGAGGGAACAGCAAACTTGATTTATCATTACTATCAAAAACCATCCTCGGCAATCGGGTTAAACGAGCCTTTCTTCCAAGCTTTCCTATTTACGATTATTGTGGGGATACTCATCGGCATCGCCTCTATTCTGGTAATTTACATAATTAACAGGTCAACTAGGGGCTTCTTTAAGAAGAACCAAGAAGAGCAAGAAATCTCAGAACTCTAA
- the uppS gene encoding polyprenyl diphosphate synthase, whose product MLKGILSFLGVYKLYERWLWQQVKNGEPVEHIAIILDGNRRWASENELNPWLGHKKGAETVEQLLDWCLKLNVKYVTLYTFSTENFKRPPNEIEQIMKIAEEKFRKLLTDERIHKNKVHVKVIGRTNMLPESLQQLIGNVEKSTAHYDNQFLNFAFAYGGRAEIVDAARVIAEKVKAGELEPEDIHENTFEKYLYTAHMEKQEPDLIIRTSGEERLSGFLLWQSAYSELSFLDVYWPDFRLIDLLRSIRTFQKRKRRYGS is encoded by the coding sequence GTGCTTAAAGGTATTTTGTCCTTTTTAGGGGTATACAAGCTTTACGAACGCTGGCTTTGGCAACAAGTAAAGAACGGAGAGCCTGTTGAGCATATCGCCATAATCTTGGATGGAAACAGGCGGTGGGCTTCCGAGAACGAACTTAATCCTTGGCTGGGGCACAAGAAAGGAGCGGAAACAGTGGAGCAACTCTTAGACTGGTGCCTCAAACTGAACGTGAAATACGTAACACTCTACACATTCTCAACTGAGAATTTTAAGCGACCGCCAAACGAGATTGAACAAATAATGAAAATCGCCGAGGAAAAATTCCGCAAACTCTTAACTGACGAACGTATCCACAAAAACAAGGTTCATGTAAAAGTCATCGGCAGAACCAACATGCTGCCCGAGAGCCTCCAGCAACTCATCGGCAACGTGGAGAAATCTACAGCTCATTATGATAATCAGTTTTTGAATTTTGCTTTCGCATATGGAGGCAGAGCAGAAATTGTTGATGCCGCCCGAGTAATTGCAGAAAAAGTAAAAGCAGGCGAGTTAGAGCCTGAAGATATTCATGAGAACACTTTCGAAAAATACCTCTACACCGCCCACATGGAAAAGCAAGAACCCGACTTAATCATCAGAACTTCAGGCGAAGAACGACTGAGCGGTTTTCTGCTCTGGCAATCCGCATACAGTGAACTCTCATTTTTAGACGTTTATTGGCCTGACTTCCGCCTCATCGACTTGCTACGTAGCATCAGAACCTTCCAGAAACGCAAACGCCGCTACGGCTCATAA